One part of the Helicoverpa armigera isolate CAAS_96S chromosome 3, ASM3070526v1, whole genome shotgun sequence genome encodes these proteins:
- the LOC110383812 gene encoding mid1-interacting protein 1A yields MSFNTDISSKLENSRNTLRKIARHDDTEFSKQSILNDMEKFVKMVNVMDETVLVPSRLMNLPQEGDDDPFNMFAMLNDLKTELLWSSGDTEEHVERGRRVSDLSDTESDASSAAGDSGIEGEDERESAARAAAACRRHLRGLRRSLRSLTAAAAHLTRSYQEEVGAPV; encoded by the exons ATGTCTTTCAACACCGACATATCGAGCAAATTGGAGAATAGCAG GAACACCCTGCGCAAAATTGCCCGCCATGATGACACAGAATTCTCGAAGCAGAGCATACTCAATGACATGGAGAAGTTCGTCAAAATGGTGAATGTGATGGACGAGACGGTGCTCGTGCCCAGCCGCCTGATGAACTTGCCGCAGGAGGGAGACGATGACCCATTCAACATGTTCGCCATGCTGAATGACCTAAAGACTGAGCTGCTCTGGTCCAGCGGAGACACAGAGGAGCATGTGGAGCGGGGCAGGAGGGTGTCCGACCTCAGTGACACGGAGAGCGATGCGTCCAGCGCGGCCGGAGACTCCGGGATCGAGGGCGAGGACGAGCGGGAGTCGGCGGCGCGGGCTGCGGCCGCGTGCCGGCGACACCTGCGTGGCCTGCGCCGCTCCCTCCGCTCGCTGACCGCCGCCGCGGCGCACCTCACGAGATCATACCAAGAAGAAGTCGGTGCACCGGTGTAG